Below is a genomic region from Persicimonas caeni.
GAAAAGCGAGTGCTGCTCATGAAAGTGGGGACAAGCGGCGCGATGCCAAGCCCTGAGGCGCGTTGACTTCCATCTGCCGTGTGTAGCCTCGACTGTGTGGGTTTATTCTCTGCGCAAAGGAGCTTGTCATGTTCGAAGAGTGGTTGCTTGCACCGCTGCCTAACCTGGGATTCATCGTCCTCGCCGCCATCGGCATGTACGTGGCGGTCATCATCTTTACCAAGCTCGCCGGGCTGCGCAGCTTCTCGAAGATGTCGAGCTTCGACTTCGCGATGACCGTCGCCATCGGCTCGCTTGTTGCGACGACCGTCGTGGCCAAGAATCCGCCGCTGTTGCAGGGCGTCGTCGCCCTCGCCGCGCTCTACGGGCTTCAAAAGCTAGTCAGCAACCTGAGGCGCTTCGACTGGGTCGGCAACCTCGTCGACAATCGGCCCGTGCTCTTGATGCGCCATGGCGAGATGTTCCTCGACAATATGCGCAGCACAGGGGTGACCGAGGAGGACCTACGCTCGAAGCTTCGCGAGGCCAACGTGCTCGAACTGTCTCAGGTGCGCGCGGTCGTCTTCGAGACCACCGGCGACATCTCGGTGCTGCATACCAAGGACACCGATGTCGAACTCGAGGGGTGGCT
It encodes:
- a CDS encoding DUF421 domain-containing protein translates to MFEEWLLAPLPNLGFIVLAAIGMYVAVIIFTKLAGLRSFSKMSSFDFAMTVAIGSLVATTVVAKNPPLLQGVVALAALYGLQKLVSNLRRFDWVGNLVDNRPVLLMRHGEMFLDNMRSTGVTEEDLRSKLREANVLELSQVRAVVFETTGDISVLHTKDTDVELEGWLLEGVRDAESHIEMAGSPEPRHVSA